The Cotesia glomerata isolate CgM1 linkage group LG9, MPM_Cglom_v2.3, whole genome shotgun sequence region GTGTTCCTGGGTCAGAAGTGTGACATTGAcgaaaattgtaataaaattacaaacgCCGAGTgttttcaagaaaaatgtCAATGCAAACAAGGGTACACAAAGTTCGACCGCCATGTGTGCTTGCCGCTGACTGGCGAGAACTGCACGGAACACAAAGAGTGTGCTGTCTACAATTCGAACTGTGTTAACAATAAGTGTCAATGCTTGGAGACCTTCGTTCCGCAGACCCAGTCCAAATGTGTAGCGAGtaagtattaaaatttcacGGCTACAGCTATTGCATTGTCACTTTTTATTGATACTTTCAGCTAGCATCGACGTTACTTGTTACAGTATAAACGATTGTCATGCAATAAATACGCATTGTTCAAGGTTTAATCTCTGCACTTGTAATCGAAACTACATTTCGATGGGCAATACATGTGTTAAAATCCTAGGGGGTCACTGTCAGTACAGCGCAAACTGCGTAACTCCTAATTCTGAGTGCATTGACAATAAGTGCCAATGCAAACCTAATTTTATTCGAGGGCCTTACAATGAGTGTTTATCAAGTTAGTATGCAATTTATCCTATTCATTCTTAAGGCAAGTAAAAATTGTGTCCTACATTGACGCTCAGTATCAATGCAGTCTCGTTTTCTCggaaaatttctaaaaacttACTTTTCAGAATTATTAGGCCGGTCTTGCGAAACGGATTATGATTGTCAATACATATCCAATGCAATTTGCATTGACAAGATTTGTGTGTGCAAGCCCGACACATTTGCATTGACCTCGTCAGCCTGTACCCACTTGTTGAACACCTATTGCTCGTCTTCCGCCGATTGCGACGTCGAAGCGTCGCACTGCTTTGAGAATAAGTGTCAATGCCAGCCTGATTGGGTGGCACTGACTGATATGATGTGTGTAAGACGTAAGTACAGCCTATTTTATTCGGCGGTTGTGAGATAAGCTACACAAAATTGTTCTGCAGGTTCTGCATTGTTTCATtgcaaaaaaacaattgagTGTGGCGAGCTCTGGCATTCAAGGTGTTATCAGAACAAATGTG contains the following coding sequences:
- the LOC123271520 gene encoding prion-like-(Q/N-rich) domain-bearing protein 25, giving the protein MGNTCVKILGGHCQYSANCVTPNSECIDNKCQCKPNFIRGPYNECLSKLLGRSCETDYDCQYISNAICIDKICVCKPDTFALTSSACTHLLNTYCSSSADCDVEASHCFENKCQCQPDWVALTDMMCVRRSALFHCKKTIECGELWHSRCYQNKCVCNSKHIAVNKLTCLPVLDGNCWRDDQCMTENSHCHNYRCQCKLGFVSVAINMCVMT